The Lycium ferocissimum isolate CSIRO_LF1 chromosome 1, AGI_CSIRO_Lferr_CH_V1, whole genome shotgun sequence genome includes a region encoding these proteins:
- the LOC132057568 gene encoding 14 kDa proline-rich protein DC2.15-like, translating into MASKKVFSTLALFLSLNLIFFTFVSSCGTCPKPKPPPKPKPSCPPPPYVPKKETCPIDTLKLGVCANVLGLVNVVVGSPPVKPCCSLISGLADVEAALCLCTAIKANVLGINLNVPVSLSLLLNVCSKKVPSGFQCPS; encoded by the coding sequence atggctTCCAAGAAGGTTTTCTCTACTCTTGCTCTTTTCCTTTCCCTTAACCTAATTTTCTTCACATTTGTCTCAAGTTGTGGTACTTGCCCTAAACCAAAACCACCCCCAAAGCCAAAGCCATCATGCCCTCCACCACCATATGTTCCAAAAAAGGAAACTTGCCCTATTGATACCTTAAAGTTAGGTGTTTGTGCCAATGTTCTTGGATTagttaatgttgttgttggttcacCACCAGTGAAACCTTGTTGTAGCCTTATTTCTGGACTTGCTGATGTTGAAGCTGCTCTTTGTCTTTGCACTGCTATTAAGGCTAATGTTTTGGGAATTAACCTTAATGTTCCGGTCTCATTGAGCTTGCTTCTTAATGTTTGCTCCAAGAAAGTCCCCTCTGGATTCCAGTGCCCTAGCTAA
- the LOC132057578 gene encoding guanine nucleotide-binding protein subunit gamma 2-like has protein sequence MESPISISQELINDDEPQVEEELISLSSSMAETSTRPLSRSTTGHHFVMGKHRMAAAITSLDQQIQFIQEELNKLESYGEASIVCKEFVSVVEAKPDALLPVTKGPSNVKWDRWFQGASGSRRNKRWI, from the exons ATGGAGTCACCAATATCAATTTCACAAGAACTTATTAATGATGATGAGCCTCAAGTAGAAGAAGAACTAATTTCTTTATCTTCATCTATGGCTGAGACAAGTACAAGACCTCTTTCAAGAAGTACAACTGGTCATCATTTTGTTATGGGGAAACATCGCATGGCTGCTGCTATTACTTCTCTCGATCAGCAAATCCAATTTATTcag GAAGAATTGAATAAGCTTGAATCATATGGAGAGGCCTCCATAGTCTGCAAaga ATTTGTTTCAGTAGTAGAAGCCAAACCAGATGCTCTGCTTCCAGT GACCAAAGGACCATCAAATGTTAAATGGGATAGATGGTTTCAAGGAGCCAGTGGGTCAAGACGTAACAAACGCTGGATCTGA